Within the Bacillus sp. FSL K6-3431 genome, the region TTGGCGCCACGGCCGTCAAAGTCGTGTTCCTTCGCCCGTACCCTTTTAATACGGAGGGCTCGCCATATAATTCCGCTAGTTCCTTCGATGCCTTGAGCGCCTTCTCCTGTATGAATCGGAAAATCCACGCGTTTAGCTTCGATGCGTCCAAGCTCTCAAACGGAATCATTTTCGACTGTAAGTACGAGTGCCATCCGAGCGCTCCGAGTCCTAAAGCACGGTTAGCCTTTGCGAAGTTATACGCACGCTCCATAAAGCCGAACGCTAGTCTGTCCTCTTTGGCGACTGAATCGCGTAACGCCTCTAATTTGTCGAGGAACTCCGTCATAACGGCGTCAAGGAAATAAACCATCGTTTCAACTGCGTCCGTTTCCTTCCATTCATCGTAATGCAGTAAGTTCATGGACGATAGGTTACAGACGAACGACCATTCGGAGTTATTCGGTAAGGCTATTTCGCTGCATAAATTACTATGATTTATCCGCAATCCTTTATCCTTATATACGTCGACTGTATTGTCGTTCACTGTGTCGGTAAAGAATATATACGGATATCCGATTTCCACTCGTCGCTGAATAACTTTCGCCCATAACGCACGTTTGTCCGCATCGCCCGCGACCATTTCCTCCATCCACTTGTTAGTTACCGTTACGCCGTGCGTTAATTCTTGTATCGGATTGCCTTCCGTGCCGATGCCGAGAAATTCCTCGATGTCCGGATGATCGATAGGTAGGTAAGGAGAGAAGCGTCCACGGCGCGTTGATCCTTGTGATACTACGTCGATGATAGTTTCGAATAACTTCATAAAGTGAACGGCTCCGGACGACTCTCCGTTGTTTTTTATAGCAGCGCCACGGTGTCGTAAGTCTCCGAAGTAGCCGGAGGTGCCTCCACCGAACTTACTCATCATCCCGACCTCGGCCTGCGTGTGTAGGATATCACCCATATTATCGCCTACGTACGAACCGAAACAACTAATCGGAAGTCCTTTGTCGTTTCCAAAATTCGACCATACTGGCGACGATAGCGAGAAGTAACCCTTTTCCATGTAACCGTAAAACTTGTCGGCAAATCCTTCGATTCCTAAGATGCTCTCCGCTGTGTCTGAGATAGTTCGTACACGTTGTTCAGGCGTCACACCTTCCGTTAAATATCCGCCTTTTAAGAAATTCCTACTATTTTCGTTTAACCATTTCATTCAATCGTCTCCTTTTATTTCGTATAATAATCGAACTGCGTACTACTTACGCTGTTCTTTTACTAATTCCCAAATGTTGTGTCTTAACCAACCACTCGTTGTGTAACCTTGTTCTTTTGCTAATTCCTCAACTTCTTTAAACATATTTTCATCAATAATATTTTTAATTACATCTGCTAATTCCTGATTCATAACTTCCCCCCTTAGTTCATAGTTTTGGTCTTATACGAAATAACTTATCCTTTAAAATAAATCATCACCCGTAATGCTGCGCGCTCTTTTACTGTAATTAATCGAACGCTTTACGAAGAAATCGACGTGCTTTGTCGCTACGATTTCGTCATCAAACCAATCCGTCTGCCCTACGACGTCCTCATTAACGTTGAATAACGGTTTATATCCGGTACTTACGAGCGAGTTATTTAGGCGATTCTTCACGAACTCTTTAACGGTTGCTTTCGGCAAGAAATCTAAGTCGCCTTTCTCATAAATCCAATCGATAACGATTTCTTCCGAACGGTACGCCTCTTTGCACGCCTCTACAACAGCGCTCTCTAACTTGTCGTCGAACCATTCCGGATGCTCTTCGCGAATAATATTGATAAGCTCGATCCCGAATAAGCCGTGAATTTGCTCCTCTTTCGACGTCGCTTCGATTACGTTCGATACGCCTTTGAAGATGTTCTTATGCTTATTAAACGACATGATGATAAGGAACTGCGAGAACAGCGATACGTGTTCGATGAATAACGAGAATAGGAGGATGGATAGTGCGTAGTCCTTATCACTGCCTGTTCGTGATAACGCCGCACCTTTCGTTAGATAATCGACGCGTTGGAATAGTTCCGGTATACTTTCGATTTTCTCAAACTCGCTATTGAGTCCGAGGATTTCGAGCAGATGCGAATATGCGTCATGATGGCGTACTTCACTTTCAGCAAACGTATACCCTACCGAACCAACTTCCGGCTTAGGCATGCGGTGGTATAAATCGCCCCAAAACGTCTTAACGGCGACCTCGACCTGCGCAATGGCGAGCATGGCGTTCTTAATTGCATTACGTTCGGCTTCCGTCACATTGACTTTAAAATCCTGAATGTCGGACGTATAGTTAAACTCGGTATGCAGCCAGTACGAGTGCTGTATCGCTTCTTTATATTCGATAAGTTGCGGATATTCGTAAGGCTTTAGGTTTAATCGTGGTCGGAATATATCAGGCTTTCTCGCTTGTGTGCGCTGTTCCCTATATACGATATAAGCCTTTGCGGTGTTCTTATACTCCGAATTTAGCAAAGCGCGCTCTACTAAATCCTGTACTTTCTCAACCGATAATTCTTCGACAACGTTTATCGACTCTACGACGTCCTTTGCGAGCGCCTCCGATTCCTTAGTACCGAATTCGCCTGTTTGCGTACCCGCCTTATTAATAGCTCGCTTAATCTTATCTACGTTAAATTCCACTACTTCCCCGTCACGTTTTTTAATCTTTAGTGGCGCCGTCATCTAAACGCTCCCCTTCTATTTTCGATAATTCCTCCATAATCCCCTCGATACCTTTCCGCAACTTATCGCGCTCGACCGCAAGCTCCGTCAGCCGCGAGCCATAACGTTTTACATCCGCCTCATTTTCGGCAAGGCGAACGTAAAGACCCTCGCGTAGCTTGCGTAATTCAGTCGGGATATTCATCGCGATGCCAAGCCCGCAATTAGCGCAATTATCGAAATTGCTAACGCGACGATCGCTATTATGTTCGCTTGTTTCGGAGTCATTCTGCGTCCTCCCTCATTTTTACGAAATCTACGCTTTCCGAATAATAACCATTACTTTCACCAAGCCATCGAAGTACTACCGTGCCTTTAATAGTTGCGACTTTATAAAACGTCCATGTCTGCGTTCCCCATTCGGACTCACCATCTTGCGAAACTTCTTCCGCCATTAGAATCGGTTCGCCTAATAAATCCGCGATGTCTCCGTTTATATCTTCGATTTCTACCGACTCACAGCAGTCTTGTTCGTGGTACATTACGTAATGCTCGTTATTTGTCGTGTGAAAATGGATTTCGAACTCTCTTTTATCTACTTCTACGTTCTTCAACGTCTTTCCGACGAGTTCCCCGATTTCTACCCCGTCACTATTTCTCCAGTAACTCATTCCGCAATCACTCCAATTCGCCTATCGGCTTATTTTTTCTTCGTATATTAATTTCGCCAGTCCTACAGCGCAGGCGTCCGATTCGTCGTCACACGCAAACTCGCCAGTGTAGCCGGTCCATCGCCGCACTGCTTCGGCAACTTCGTCCTTTTCCGCCTTACCTTTTCCGACGACTATCCGTTTGATCTCCGACTGCGACATGCCTTGCTTCGTTTTCTTGCGTCCAGTTTTCGTTTCCGTGACGTGCTTATCGAATGTTAATCCGAATTTATGCGCAGCTAACTCCGTCCCTGTCCACGCTGCGAATACCGGATAATTCTGCGCCGATGACATGCCGTGAAAGTCCTCGCGAACTACGTAGTCGAATCCGCCTTTAGCTTGGTCGGCGATGAATAACGTCGCCCACGATTCAACGATGTCGGCGCGTAACGCATAAGGTGATTTAGCGTCAGGCTTTACGTGAGACATTGCGGTGATGACCGGCTTGCCGCGTTTATCTACGGTGATGATCGCAACGCCCGGTGATGTGAGCGAAGTGTCGAACGCTAGGATTCTCAATCGACTACCACCGCCGCGAAAATCCCGACAGCTACTCCGAGTAGTATCGTCTCGTAAATTCCAGGAACGTACCCAACCGCTGGATATATAACGAGATTAATTAACAACGCAATCGCAATCCCTATTACGTAACTCATCCTCTCGCCTCCCTCGTCGTTTTAATAAACTCGAAAGCTTCGTGATATTCGCGTTTCTTCTTATCCGGCAATGATGACCGCAAGTAGCGTTGTACCTTCGTCTTTATTTCGTCAAACTCCTCGTCGGATAAGTCGAGTGCGCACGCTGTTTTGAAGTTGTTAAACGTGAATTTATCGAGGTCCATCGGTGGTTTATCGCCCACACGTTGCGTCTTCGTTTGTTCCGCTAATTTATCGAATAGTTCATTGCGTTCAGCGTCGGTAATCTTACGGCAGAACGCCCGGATGTCCGGCGTCTTAGCGTATTGCTCGGCGCTCATATTCCACGCCTGCTTCGCCGCATTTACGTACAAAATGACGTAATAATCGCAATTATACATGGCGCTATAAGCTACGACTTGCGCTGCGTGCGAGCTATCCGGTTCTTTCATCGAATACAATGACGTGCGAGCTGGCGTCCCTTGCTTCGACTTGATTTCGAGTCCGACGCGAATCTTTTCGCCATCGTCCGTTGTATACTCCATAATTCCGTCCGGTGCTCCGTAAAGGTAAAACGTCTCGCCGTTATACGTAATTTTCCGATTAGCCTTCGCGAAATCTTCAAACGCAGGCTGACCGTCCTTTGTACGCAGAAACTTAAAGCGCGGCTGATTGCCGGTTTGCTTGGCGAAATGCTTTTCGATGAACAGAAACTCGCGTTGTATTAGGTCGCCGATGCTGGTTCCGATTTTTTTCCAACGGTTTTGATGCGGCTGCTGCGGAAATTGATCGCGCTTGGCACCCTTTGATTTTACGTAAAGCTCACGCGGACAACTACTGACACTCGATGGGCTGAAATACGGCTTTTGCGGCCATACTTTCGGCGGATTTACGTACCATGCGTGTATTTGCGAATCAAGTGCGTCGTCCCAAACTTCGCTTGCCGTGCCCCATTCGTCGAGCATTGCGATCAAGTCGCCTTCTATTTGAGTTGAAATATCCTCGTAGAATTCCGTCAAGTTATCGACTCCCCTTCGTCATTTTGTCCGCAATCAAATACAGCACACACACGAATATAAATCGCATGTATAATTCGTCTGACGGAACGCCTAGCACTTTAGATACTACGCTTATAACTATCGTAAATACGACTACCATTATAATGAATATTACGTTACTCATTCGCTGTCCTCCTTCGTTTTACTTTCCGCCACTACCGTCAATTCCACGGCTTTGTCGTTTGCCATTAGGATTCCGACCGTCTGTACTATCATCGCAGCCAAAAGCGCTTGTATCAGCGTTATGGTAACGCCTAAGTACGGCATGGCGAAGTAAAAGACGGCGGCTGCGAGAGCCAGTTTAATTACGAACATTTGGCGTCCTCCTTGATTACTTAACATTTTTATATGTGTTGAAAGACACTACTCTTTTCACTTGATCATAACTGTGTCCTAACTTATCCGCTAAGCCTTTTAGCCCGTACTCCCCGCCATCATAAAGCATTCTGATGTTACGTACTTCGTCATTAGTTAAGAACCTTCGGGCATCTTCTTCATATTCTTTGCCGCCTACTTTATACATCATTGTGTCTATTCTGTGTTTGACAATATATACCTTGACGTCCGGCCTGAATTTTCGTACTAATTCGCGTGGAAAGTACAGGTAGTAAAATTGCCTTCCGTCTTGTTTGCGGTCTATACGTAACCGAGGTTTAGTTCCATATAATTCACTGACTTTTTCTATTAATAATTTTGACTGGCTTTCGTC harbors:
- a CDS encoding LAGLIDADG family homing endonuclease; protein product: MSKYSRVAKNAILGDGMVRLNKTTAAITFISTDRKLLEHKEKLLNEEGLEVTVKKTQESGYGGTKVIHVYATTASEEVKQASDAGIEELIKDITKEDLFLWYLDDGSWHIHRSTMHLYSNELDESQSKLLIEKVSELYGTKPRLRIDRKQDGRQFYYLYFPRELVRKFRPDVKVYIVKHRIDTMMYKVGGKEYEEDARRFLTNDEVRNIRMLYDGGEYGLKGLADKLGHSYDQVKRVVSFNTYKNVK
- a CDS encoding DUF7448 domain-containing protein; the encoded protein is MSYWRNSDGVEIGELVGKTLKNVEVDKREFEIHFHTTNNEHYVMYHEQDCCESVEIEDINGDIADLLGEPILMAEEVSQDGESEWGTQTWTFYKVATIKGTVVLRWLGESNGYYSESVDFVKMREDAE
- a CDS encoding ribonucleoside-diphosphate reductase subunit alpha; protein product: MKWLNENSRNFLKGGYLTEGVTPEQRVRTISDTAESILGIEGFADKFYGYMEKGYFSLSSPVWSNFGNDKGLPISCFGSYVGDNMGDILHTQAEVGMMSKFGGGTSGYFGDLRHRGAAIKNNGESSGAVHFMKLFETIIDVVSQGSTRRGRFSPYLPIDHPDIEEFLGIGTEGNPIQELTHGVTVTNKWMEEMVAGDADKRALWAKVIQRRVEIGYPYIFFTDTVNDNTVDVYKDKGLRINHSNLCSEIALPNNSEWSFVCNLSSMNLLHYDEWKETDAVETMVYFLDAVMTEFLDKLEALRDSVAKEDRLAFGFMERAYNFAKANRALGLGALGWHSYLQSKMIPFESLDASKLNAWIFRFIQEKALKASKELAELYGEPSVLKGYGRRNTTLTAVAPTTSSAFILGQVSQSIEPIWSNNYVKDVAKAKVTIRNPYLKEVLAKYGNDTRDVWNSIRDYDGSVQHLDFLTEHEKDVFKTFSEIDQYVVLDQAAIRQQFIDQSQSLNIMINPKVSAKEINDLYLFAWRNGVKTLYYQHSTNAAQQFSKDKICVMCEA
- a CDS encoding ribonucleotide-diphosphate reductase subunit beta — its product is MTAPLKIKKRDGEVVEFNVDKIKRAINKAGTQTGEFGTKESEALAKDVVESINVVEELSVEKVQDLVERALLNSEYKNTAKAYIVYREQRTQARKPDIFRPRLNLKPYEYPQLIEYKEAIQHSYWLHTEFNYTSDIQDFKVNVTEAERNAIKNAMLAIAQVEVAVKTFWGDLYHRMPKPEVGSVGYTFAESEVRHHDAYSHLLEILGLNSEFEKIESIPELFQRVDYLTKGAALSRTGSDKDYALSILLFSLFIEHVSLFSQFLIIMSFNKHKNIFKGVSNVIEATSKEEQIHGLFGIELINIIREEHPEWFDDKLESAVVEACKEAYRSEEIVIDWIYEKGDLDFLPKATVKEFVKNRLNNSLVSTGYKPLFNVNEDVVGQTDWFDDEIVATKHVDFFVKRSINYSKRARSITGDDLF